Proteins encoded in a region of the Sugiyamaella lignohabitans strain CBS 10342 chromosome B, complete sequence genome:
- the PTP1 gene encoding tyrosine protein phosphatase PTP1: protein MGSNVSNAEPAAHLTSTWTRLIWPNVEITRTPIICQDNLVLQLNHKRVGGFLVTEGTYIIMGLTSRIIKRNRDAALPSYLNQSLNDIEIKFDVLNEEEHARFGKPEWSVRYGLSPENLVRNRYRGVVPWDKTRVKLPVTADGNDYINASWVTLTPGGDLHPPQNDSKLKDSSSKTSSRPSRKFFTHSRSNSNSSNSEIPVVKEQVKGEKGLEQSDLPVEEATSSSSVSVSSERPQSPFSSPSSDNIASKTYIVTQGPLNSTIVDFWQMVNEYCGDPAVIIMLTGLSEPYKGQRMNKCARYWPVDKNVSIPIPKGENYKHDLSVRLVSLSQTSYYELRELEITNVTTGTKKAVHHFYYNTWPDFGNPSGGADMVNFVSIANAKNTAPQSPLVVHCSAGIGRSGTYLAIDAALTRGCWVDNERDLVYDLVSSMRQQRLGMVQKATQLEYIYLQIKKYLNGLP, encoded by the coding sequence ATGGGATCTAACGTATCGAACGCCGAGCCAGCCGCACATCTCACTTCAACATGGACCCGACTGATCTGGCCAAATGTTGAAATAACCAGGACACCAATTATATGCCAAGATAATTTGGTTTTACAGTTGAATCACAAGCGTGTTGGTGGGTTTTTAGTGACTGAGGGGACATATATTATTATGGGTTTAACATCGCGGATAATCAAGCGAAACCGAGATGCAGCTCTTCCAAGCTATCTAAACCAATCTTTGAACGATATTGAGATAAAGTTCGATGTGTTgaacgaagaagaacacGCTCGTTTCGGGAAGCCGGAATGGAGCGTACGATATGGTTTGAGTCCTGAAAATCTTGTCAGAAACCGGTACCGTGGTGTTGTACCGTGGGATAAAACGAGGGTCAAACTTCCTGTAACCGCCGATGGTAATGATTACATTAATGCTTCATGGGTCACCTTAACTCCAGGAGGTGACCTCCACCCTCCTCAAAATGATTCGAAATTGAAGGACAGCTCGTCTAAAACGAGTTCCCGTCCATCACGGAAGTTTTTCACGCACTCGCGGTCTAATTCAAACTCATCAAATTCTGAAATTCCTGTGGTCAAGGAGCAGGTAAAGGGGGAAAAGGGACTCGAGCAATCTGACTTGCCAGTGGAGGAGGCcacttcatcttcttcagtgTCGGTATCATCGGAACGCCCACAGTCCCCTTTCAGCAGCCCTTCTTCTGACAATATTGCTTCCAAAACTTACATAGTTACTCAGGGTCCCTTAAATTCGACAATAGTTGATTTTTGGCAGATGGTTAATGAATATTGTGGAGACCCAGCGGTAATAATTATGCTTACAGGATTGAGTGAGCCATATAAGGGCCAACGAATGAACAAATGCGCACGGTATTGGCCTGTGGATAAGAATGTTTCtattccaattccaaagGGAGAGAATTATAAACACGATCTATCAGTACGATTGGTATCTTTATCTCAAACTTCGTACTATGAACTACGCGAGCTTGAAATTACAAATGTCACAACAGGCACAAAGAAAGCAGTTCATCACTTCTATTACAACACATGGCCAGACTTCGGTAATCCAAGCGGAGGGGCCGATATGGTAAACTTTGTTTCCATAGCCAATGCGAAAAATACCGCTCCTCAATCACCCTTGGTTGTGCATTGCTCGGCAGGTATCGGCCGTTCAGGAACGTATTTAGCTATTGATGCTGCTTTAACGAGAGGATGTTGGGTGGATAACGAGCGAGATTTGGTATATGATCTTGTTTCAAGCATGAGACAACAGCGTCTTGGAATGGTTCAAAAAGCAACTCAACTCGAGTATATTTATCTTCAAATTAAAAAGTATTTGAATGGATTGCCCTAG
- the BRE4 gene encoding Bre4p (Zinc finger protein containing five transmembrane domains; null mutant exhibits strongly fragmented vacuoles and sensitivity to brefeldin A, a drug which is known to affect intracellular transport; GO_component: GO:0016021 - integral component of membrane [Evidence IEA]; GO_component: GO:0016021 - integral component of membrane [Evidence ISS] [PMID 11169758]; GO_component: GO:0016021 - integral component of membrane [Evidence ISM] [PMID 12192589]; GO_component: GO:0016020 - membrane [Evidence IEA,IEA]; GO_function: GO:0003674 - molecular_function [Evidence ND]; GO_process: GO:0006897 - endocytosis [Evidence IMP] [PMID 11378903]; GO_process: GO:0015031 - protein transport [Evidence IEA]; GO_process: GO:0006810 - transport [Evidence IEA]): MELNFPRNGRSTGLAKDNQESSRDDLPTVVNDEAPEPSIENAGLDRDTPVPDPSPRNKFLDIEDTAFLRPSPNQLGSHHSAESVPIYRGSYAHTSHASLKSYAEAMAIVNPDGAVLGSGHGNTPCGPHELPLHGDRSGLHSGVATPRSAFVEPKMSYLQAKLETLFGNQVKEERVTYGIEELRNGFFDAIFVPPTIVESAAKREFIGKPSKSLSDSGKSWINSWIKSVRKITVQTEQIKLLKTFLAYFLAYILCMIGPTGRWLGRYNLFMAFAVLIHHPGRTSGSQIEISFWSILGIAIGLGWGSTGLYIASSTHRAAELFGLIHAFSLTLCLVVTCWIKAAFVRLHHFMTSLALAVYVLEVANVSESTSVDWMKAWQFGIPYLFGILISLAVNILVFPDFGHQDIMFALKVALQECIEATKNFYSNEEEISVVRDLTKASLDLSEAVRGAANEITISTLQTKELVNLRNSIQVGIARIRAVPSPSSLYTSGNMATPAEFNHDGQIHAANIIRYSLKESSTELIAVLAKTIQICIDYVSYLENGKNTAENYNKSHNDIFERQLFQIEKAIAKLSHAYASVLRSDSYSLTQSPDQELFEILLHIYYLAEAGKSVLLIGREFQKTSKKRSWKLSLPNYPMRRALRRSTGRIIRDLGGKTAMHYYSAKKDVDEIFQQINAIDTSQTSKATDGVVPLASRGASHAFRYKTWEVLHRLQGEETRYSLKTVISVVLISVPAWLTSSNSWYNDNDCWISGIFVMIIMTARVGGIVTDFLVFSILCLTGSIWAGLGFRADEGNPYVLSVFCAIFMIPCLFRHISTSHPRSGMIGCMAFTLVSLSLYDRRPIRVNELFASVYPRVLSCEVGVVVSLLINWIMWPFVARHEVRKSMSILLSNISRTYLLVSDRYLYRDQGDEPTPLALQLSEICENRVHRSMFVLQEMIEMAPREPSLRGTFDGRPYSKMLECCEAILQNLIAARINSTHFNIYEFDPQGPNGSMSHQLMSLRRDSVAALLFVFYILAGAFRSKQEIPHYLPSAPMARKLLFDHMAELELHANGGVTQNVPHDHITATERSKLSRLHSTDTKLYNRFGSDEKLMWALVHETAFSNSFTKTAEELEKLIGYSKRILGEQSI; this comes from the coding sequence ATGGAACTTAATTTTCCGAGAAACGGTCGTTCAACAGGATTAGCTAAAGATAACCAAGAATCTAGTCGTGATGACCTGCCTACTGTGGTTAACGATGAAGCACCTGAACCGAGCATTGAGAATGCTGGTCTAGACAGGGATACACCGGTACCTGATCCATCACCAAGAAATAAATTCCTCGATATCGAGGATACAGCATTTCTCAGACCATCTCCAAATCAACTTGGATCACATCACAGCGCGGAGTCTGTGCCCATTTATAGAGGATCATATGCTCACACTTCCCATGCTTCGCTAAAATCGTATGCGGAAGCAATGGCTATTGTTAATCCGGATGGTGCTGTATTGGGTTCTGGCCATGGTAATACACCGTGTGGTCCTCACGAATTACCATTACATGGAGATCGTAGCGGACTGCATTCTGGAGTCGCTACTCCTAGAAGTGCCTTTGTGGAGCCCAAAATGAGTTATCTCCAGGCAAAACTAGAGACTTTATTTGGAAATCAAgtgaaagaagaaagagtcACGTATGGAATAGAAGAGCTGCGTAATGGTTTTTTTGATGCAATTTTCGTGCCACCAACGATAGTtgaatcagcagcaaaaaGGGAGTTCATAGGTAAACCCAGTAAAAGTTTAAGTGATTCTGGAAAGTCTTGGATTAATAGTTGGATCAAGTCAGTTCGAAAAATAACTGTTCAGACAGAACAGATCAAGCTTTTGAAAACTTTTTTGGCCTACTTTCTGGCCTATATTCTATGTATGATTGGACCCACAGGACGATGGTTAGGTAGATACAACTTATTTATGGCATTTGCAGTTCTCATTCACCATCCGGGAAGAACGTCTGGATCACAGATAGAAATTAGTTTCTGGTCTATTCTTGGTATTGCAATTGGTTTGGGTTGGGGATCCACTGGTCTATATATCGCATCATCTACACACAGGGCGGCGGAATTATTTGGCTTAATTCATGCATTTTCTCTCACATTATGCTTAGTAGTAACATGCTGGATAAAAGCTGCTTTTGTTAGGTTACATCATTTTATGACTTCTTTGGCGTTGGCGGTTTACGTTTTAGAAGTCGCCAATGTCAGCGAGTCGACATCAGTCGACTGGATGAAAGCATGGCAGTTTGGCATACCTTATCTGTTCGGTATATTGATCAGCCTGGCTGTGAATATTTTGGTATTTCCTGACTTTGGCCATCAGGATATCATGTTTGCCTTGAAAGTAGCCCTCCAAGAATGCATTGAGGCTACGAAAAATTTCTATTCCAACGAAGAGGAAATAAGCGTCGTTAGAGACCTAACGAAAGCATCATTAGATCTTTCCGAAGCTGTTCGCGGGGCTGCAAATGAGATAACCATATCTACGCTTCAAACGAAGGAACTTGTTAATTTGCGAAACTCTATCCAGGTTGGAATAGCGAGAATCCGTGCTGTACCTTCCCCCTCGTCTCTTTATACTTCAGGAAATATGGCGACACCAGCCGAATTCAACCACGATGGTCAAATACATGCTGCAAATATCATCAGATATTCTTTGAAAGAGTCTTCTACTGAATTAATAGCTGTTCTGGCTAAAACCATTCAAATATGTATAGACTACGTGTCCTATCTAGAAAATGGGAAAAATACGGCCGAGAATTACAACAAGAGTCACAATGATATTTTCGAACGAcagctttttcaaattgaaaaagcGATTGCTAAGCTATCTCATGCTTATGCGAGTGTTCTCAGGTCAGACTCATATTCTCTAACCCAATCACCAGATCAAGAGTTGTTTGAGATACTGTTGCATATTTACTATCTTGCTGAAGCAGGTAAATCTGTCTTACTAATAGGTAGAGAGTTTCAAAAGACGTCAAAGAAAAGGTCATGGAAGCTATCACTCCCCAATTATCCCATGCGACGTGCTCTGAGACGAAGCACGGGCCGGATTATCCGAGATTTAGGTGGTAAAACTGCGATGCATTATTATTCAGCCAAGAAAGACGttgatgaaatatttcaacagATCAACGCCATAGACACATCGCAAACTTCGAAGGCGACAGATGGAGTCGTCCCACTTGCTTCGAGGGGAGCCAGTCATGCGTTCCGCTATAAGACCTGGGAAGTGCTCCATAGACTAcaaggagaagaaacacGATATTCGTTGAAAACGGTTATATCAGTCGTCTTGATATCAGTTCCAGCTTGGCTTACATCCAGCAATTCATGGTATAATGATAACGATTGCTGGATTTCAGGAATCTTTGTTATGATCATAATGACTGCTAGAGTGGGAGGTATCGTTACTGACTTTTTAGTTTTTTCAATATTGTGCTTAACAGGGTCAATTTGGGCAGGCCTAGGATTTCGAGCAGATGAAGGCAACCCTTATGTATTATCGGTGTTCTGTGCCATTTTCATGATACCGTGCCTCTTTAGACATATTTCTACCAGCCACCCAAGATCCGGAATGATTGGATGTATGGCGTTTACATTGGTATCATTAAGTCTCTACGACAGACGTCCTATTCGTGTGAACGAGTTATTTGCGTCTGTATACCCACGAGTTTTGTCTTGTGAGGTCGGCGTAGTGGTATCTTTGCTTATCAATTGGATAATGTGGCCGTTTGTGGCGCGCCACGAGGTGCGGAAGTCTATGTCGATACTATTGTCCAATATAAGCAGAACTTATCTTTTGGTTAGTGATAGATATTTATACAGAGACCAGGGGGATGAGCCAACACCATTGGCCCTTCAATTGTCAGAGATTTGTGAGAATAGAGTTCATAGGAGTATGTTTGTACTTCAGGAGATGATAGAAATGGCACCCCGAGAACCATCACTGCGAGGAACGTTTGACGGAAGACCATATTCAAAAATGCTCGAGTGTTGTGAAGCAATCCTTCAGAACCTTATCGCAGCTCGCATTAATAGCACACACTTTAATATTTACGAGTTTGATCCTCAAGGTCCAAATGGTTCAATGTCGCATCAACTTATGTCACTTCGACGAGATTCTGTGGCagcattattatttgtcttTTATATCCTAGCAGGAGCATTCAGATCTAAACAAGAGATACCTCACTATTTGCCTTCAGCACCTATGGCAAGGAAATTGCTGTTTGATCATATGGCCGAGCTGGAGCTTCACGCTAATGGAGGTGTTACTCAAAATGTACCTCATGATCATATAACAGCGACCGAAAGAAGTAAGCTGAGCCGACTTCATTCGACAGATACCAAGTTGTACAACCGATTCGGATCCGACGAGAAGCTCATGTGGGCGCTCGTTCATGAAACGGCGTTCTCAAACTCTTTCACCAAAACAGCCGAGGAGCTCGAAAAGCTCATTGGCTACTCAAAACGCATTCTTGGAGAACAATCAATAtag
- the RNR1 gene encoding ribonucleotide-diphosphate reductase subunit RNR1 (Major isoform of large subunit of ribonucleotide-diphosphate reductase; the RNR complex catalyzes rate-limiting step in dNTP synthesis, regulated by DNA replication and DNA damage checkpoint pathways via localization of small subunits; relative distribution to the nucleus increases upon DNA replication stress; RNR1 has a paralog, RNR3, that arose from the whole genome duplication; GO_component: GO:0005737 - cytoplasm [Evidence IEA,IEA]; GO_component: GO:0005737 - cytoplasm [Evidence IDA] [PMID 12732713]; GO_component: GO:0005737 - cytoplasm [Evidence IDA] [PMID 22842922]; GO_component: GO:0005737 - cytoplasm [Evidence IDA] [PMID 9315670]; GO_component: GO:0005634 - nucleus [Evidence IDA] [PMID 22842922]; GO_component: GO:0005971 - ribonucleoside-diphosphate reductase complex [Evidence IEA]; GO_component: GO:0005971 - ribonucleoside-diphosphate reductase complex [Evidence IDA] [PMID 10716984]; GO_function: GO:0005524 - ATP binding [Evidence IEA,IEA]; GO_function: GO:0003824 - catalytic activity [Evidence IEA]; GO_function: GO:0000166 - nucleotide binding [Evidence IEA]; GO_function: GO:0000166 - nucleotide binding [Evidence IDA] [PMID 16537479]; GO_function: GO:0016491 - oxidoreductase activity [Evidence IEA]; GO_function: GO:0004748 - ribonucleoside-diphosphate reductase activity, thioredoxin disulfide as acceptor [Evidence IEA,IEA]; GO_function: GO:0004748 - ribonucleoside-diphosphate reductase activity, thioredoxin disulfide as acceptor [Evidence IDA] [PMID 10535923]; GO_function: GO:0004748 - ribonucleoside-diphosphate reductase activity, thioredoxin disulfide as acceptor [Evidence IDA] [PMID 10716984]; GO_function: GO:0004748 - ribonucleoside-diphosphate reductase activity, thioredoxin disulfide as acceptor [Evidence IDA] [PMID 11893751]; GO_function: GO:0004748 - ribonucleoside-diphosphate reductase activity, thioredoxin disulfide as acceptor [Evidence IMP] [PMID 8552025]; GO_process: GO:0006260 - DNA replication [Evidence IEA,IEA,IEA]; GO_process: GO:0009263 - deoxyribonucleotide biosynthetic process [Evidence IDA] [PMID 10535923]; GO_process: GO:0009263 - deoxyribonucleotide biosynthetic process [Evidence IDA] [PMID 5459124]; GO_process: GO:0008152 - metabolic process [Evidence IEA]; GO_process: GO:0055114 - oxidation-reduction process [Evidence IEA,IEA]): MTTQHPDYAILAARIAVSNLHKQTKKQFSQVIYDLYHYTNPRNGKLSPMIADDVYEVVQKHADELNSAIVYDRDFSYNYFGFKTLERSYLLKINGKIAERPQHMIMRVAVGIHGSDITKAIETYNYMSQKYFTHASPTLYNAGTPKPQMSSCFLVNMKDDSIDGIYDTLKTCALISKSAGGIGLSVHNIRATGSYIAGTNGTSNGIVPMLRVFNNTARYVDQGGNKRPGAFAMYLEPWHDDVFEFIELRKNHGKEEVRARDLFLALWIPDLFMKRVKANEDWTLMCPNECPGLDDVYGDEFVALYEKYEKEGRGRRTIKAQKLWYAILEAQTETGNPFMLYKDACNSKSNQQNLGTIKSSNLCCEIVEYSSPEEVAVCNLASLSLPAFVESDEEGLWYNFNKLHEVAKVVTRNLNVIIDRNFYPVKEAERSNFRHRPIALGIQGLADAFMALRLPFDSPEAKQLNVQIAETIYHAAVESSVELAELYGPYETYQGSPASKGLLQFDLWDITPTDLWDWAALKKKMAKHGLRNSLLVAPMPTASTSQILGNNECFEPYTSNIYSRRVLAGEFQIVNQWLLKDLVDLGLWGENMKNRIIANNGSIQNIPNIPEDIKALYKTVWELSQKTIIDMAADRAAFIDQSQSLNIYIQAPTMGKLTSMHFYGWQKGLKTGMYYLRTQAASAPIQFTVDQEALKVSDGNVAKNLVRKQYRQGFPGQGSEVDKLAEKVSNLTTQPVPVAATVVAAENNKENLDVSTTTTTKLSDTDGVAAADGDKSEIDIYNEKVLACSIANPGACEMCSG, translated from the coding sequence ATGACCACTCAACACCCAGATTATGCAATTCTTGCTGCTAGAATCGCTGTTTCTAACTTGCATAAACAAACCAAGAAGCAATTCTCTCAGGTCATCTACGATTTATACCACTATACCAATCCTCGCAATGGTAAGCTTTCGCCCATGATTGCTGATGACGTGTATGAGGTTGTTCAAAAGCATGCTGATGAGCTTAATTCAGCCATTGTTTATGATCGTGATTTCTCTTACAATTACTTCGGTTTCAAGACTTTGGAAAGATCGTACTTGCTCAAGATTAATGGTAAAATCGCCGAGAGACCCCAACACATGATCATGAGAGTAGCTGTTGGTATTCATGGTTCTGATATCACCAAGGCCATTGAAACATACAACTACATGTCTCAAAAGTATTTTACACATGCCTCCCCCACTCTGTACAATGCTGGTACTCCCAAGCCTCAAATGTCCTCTTGCTTCTTGGTTAACATGAAGGACGATTCTATAGATGGCATTTACGATACTTTGAAGACTTGTGCCTTGATTTCAAagtctgctggtggtattggtTTGAGTGTTCATAATATCCGTGCTACTGGCTCCTACATTGCTGGAACTAACGGTACCTCAAACGGTATTGTTCCCATGTTGAGAGTTTTCAATAATACTGCTAGATATGTTGATCAGGGTGGTAATAAGCGACCAGGTGCTTTTGCCATGTACTTGGAGCCTTGGCATGATGATGTTTTTGAATTCATTGAGCTGCGAAAGAATCACGGTAAGGAAGAAGTCCGTGCCAGAGATTTGTTCTTGGCTCTATGGATTCCTGACTTGTTCATGAAGAGAGTCAAGGCTAACGAGGATTGGACTTTGATGTGTCCCAATGAGTGTCCTGGCTTGGATGATGTCTATGGTGACGAGTTCGTTGCTCTTTATGAGAAGTACGAGAAGGAAGGTAGAGGCAGAAGAACCATCAAGGCCCAAAAGCTGTGGTATGCTATTCTCGAAGCTCAAACTGAGACTGGTAACCCATTCATGCTTTATAAGGATGCTTGTAATAGCAAGAGTAACCAACAAAACTTGGGTACTATCAAGTCCTCCAACTTGTGCTGTGAAATTGTTGAGTACTCTTCTCCTGAAGAAGTTGCCGTCTGTAATTTGGCATCGTTGTCTCTACCTGCTTTCGTTGAAAGTGATGAGGAAGGTTTGTGGTATAACTTTAACAAACTTCACGAGGTTGCCAAGGTTGTCACTAGAAACTTGAATGTTATTATTGACAGAAACTTTTACCCTGTCAAGGAAGCTGAAAGAAGCAATTTCCGTCACAGACCCATTGCTCTTGGTATTCAAGGTTTGGCCGATGCCTTTATGGCTCTCCGTTTGCCATTCGACTCCCCTGAGGCCAAGCAATTGAACGTTCAAATTGCTGAGACCATCTAtcatgctgctgttgaatcTTCGGTTGAACTCGCCGAATTGTACGGACCCTATGAGACTTACCAAGGTTCTCCTGCCTCAAAGGGTCTTTTGCAATTTGATTTGTGGGATATCACTCCCACTGATCTCTGGGACTGGGCTGctctcaagaagaagatggctAAGCATGGTCTGAGAAACTCCCTTCTCGTTGCTCCTATGCCTACTGCCTCAACATCACAAATTCTTGGTAACAACGAATGTTTCGAACCTTACACATCCAACATCTACTCTCGTAGAGTTCTTGCCGGTGAATTCCAAATTGTTAATCAATGGTTGTTGAAGGACCTTGTCGATTTGGGACTGTGGGGAGAGAACATGAAGAATAGAATTATTGCCAACAATGGTTCTATTCAGAATATTCCTAACATCCCTGAGGATATCAAGGCATTGTATAAGACTGTTTGGGAGCTTTCTCAGAAGACAATCATTGATATGGCTGCTGATCGTGCTGCCTTTATCGATCAAAGTCAATCTTTGAACATTTACATTCAAGCTCCTACTATGGGCAAATTGACTAGTATGCATTTCTACGGCTGGCAAAAGGGTCTTAAGACAGGAATGTACTACTTGCGTACACAAGCAGCATCCGCTCCTATTCAATTTACTGTTGACCAAGAGGCTCTCAAGGTTTCTGACGGTAACGTTGCTAAGAATCTTGTTAGAAAGCAATATAGACAAGGCTTCCCTGGTCAAGGAAGTGAGGTTGACAAGCTGGCTGAAAAAGTGTCCAATCTCACCACTCAACCCGTccctgttgctgctactgtgGTGGCCGCTGAGAATAACAAGGAAAATCTTGATGTAtctaccactaccactactaAGCTTTCGGATACCGAcggtgttgctgctgctgatggtgaCAAGTCCGAGATTGATATTTACAATGAAAAGGTCCTTGCTTGTTCCATTGCCAACCCTGGAGCTTGTGAGATGTGTTCTGGTTAA